The genomic window GCAAGCTGGGGAGCAGCCGAGCGAGCCAGTTGAGGTGGAGCTTTTAGCATGAAGCTCGGAGCAAGTAGGCGAGTAGGCTTTCTCAGTTTTCGCCGCTAAACTCAGTGCCAACTGTGACGCCTTCTTGTAGAGCTGCCCCATGAATTCGCTTGCTGAGCTGCTGAGCAACCGCTGGCTGTGGACTGCCGTGTTTTCGAGTACCGGAGCGCAAATCGTCAAGGTGCTGCTGATTTTGCTCTTCGAGCGGCGTTGGCGTCCCGAAAAAGCCTTGGAGACCGGCGGAATGCCCAGCAGCCACAGCGCCATGGTGTCGGCCTTGACCACCGGCGTGGCTCTTACCGAAGGGCTGGGCAGCCCGCTCTTCGCGGTGGTGACCACCTTTGCCCTGATCGTGATGTACGACGCCACTGGCGTGCGCCACAGCAGCGGCCAGCAAGCCCGCCTGATCAACGAACTGGTGGCCGAGCTGCGGGCAGTGGTGCGCGAAGGCTTTGCGCCCAAGCCGCTGAAGGTGCTGCTGGGCCACACTTACCTGGAAGTGCTGGTGGGCGGCATCATCGGCGTGGTGGCAGCGTTTCTGGCTTTCCGCTGGCTGTGAGCCGCAGGGTCAAGGTGTGAGCCTGCTTGGTGTATTGGCCGCGCAACTAAGCGGAGCCCCAGCTCAGCTCCACCGTCAACGTTCGCTCTAACCCTTGACGAGATCGGCCGTGAGCGTTGATGGGGACACGATTCCGCCCATGGCTGTATCTGCCACTCCCTCCGCAAATTCACGCGCACGCAGCGGCCCTCCCGCTTTGTACCAGCGGTAAGTCCAGTTGACGGCCCCCAGCAAAATATTGGCAGTCATCTGCGCCGAGACCGGCGAGGTCAGCACGCCTTCGTCCAGCCCGCGCTGCACCACGCTGAGCAGAGTCTGCTCGTAGTGCTCTCTCTCCTGACGCATCGGGCCGCTGACGGCGGGCGGCAATTCCAGTTCTTCTTCATAAAAGACCCGCAGCAGACGTTGACGGGTAATGGTGTAGAGCACGCGCTGCACCAAGACTTCGCGCAGTGTTTCGGCGGCGCTGAGGCCGAGGTCGATCACTGCCTGCATGATGGCGGTGTTTTCGGCGATGACCTCGGTATAAAGCAGCGTCAGGAGTTCTTCTTTGCTCTGGACATAGTGATACAAACTGGCCTTGCTCATGCCCAGCGCGGCGGCGAGTTCGCGCATCGACGCGGCGCGGTAGCCTTGCGTACTGAACAGTTCGGCGGCGGCGGCGTAGATCTCCCGCCGGCGGGCCTGCACTTTTTGCTGCACTTTCAGACTCTCTGATCGCCTTTGCCGCACACTCATCACCTGACCCTAGCGCCCGCGCACCGCGCCGTGTTAAGCTCGGACTATTAAAAATCCAACCGAGCGGTTGAACTTTACAGGATTCAAAGGTTGGCCGCGTGTTCGAGGAGCATTCATGAGTTCGCCCACTGTCCGTTCACAGCGTTACCGAAGCGCTCTGTTTGCTCCCGCCAATCAACTCGAAGTCCTCAAAAAACTGCCGCGCTCACGGCCTGACTTGGCCATTTTGGACTTGGAAGACGCCGTGCCGGACAGCGCGGAGGCCAAGCAGCAGGCCAGACAGGTGGCGAAGGAAGCCCAAGTCTGGTTGGCTGCCCACCATCCCGAGCAGGCAGTTTATCTGCGCCTGAATGCCGTTCAGTCGCCTTATTTCGCCGACGACTTGGACGCTTTGACGCCTACGCTGGCGGGTGTGGTGCTGCCCAAACTCGAACGCGCCTCAGACTTGGAAGAAGCGGTCGAGCAGTTCGGGGCGCGTGGCCTGGCCCACCTCCAGATCATGGCCGGACTGGAAACGGTGGCCGGAGTGGAAAACGCAGGCGAGCTGCTGCAAGGCTCAGATAAAGGCGCAGTCAGAGCGGCAGTCACCTCGGCTTATTTCGGCGCTGAAGATTACGTGGCCGATCTGGGCGGCGTGCGAACCGCAGCGGGCTTGGAAGTGCTGTACCCACGCT from Deinococcus detaillensis includes these protein-coding regions:
- a CDS encoding TetR/AcrR family transcriptional regulator, with protein sequence MSVRQRRSESLKVQQKVQARRREIYAAAAELFSTQGYRAASMRELAAALGMSKASLYHYVQSKEELLTLLYTEVIAENTAIMQAVIDLGLSAAETLREVLVQRVLYTITRQRLLRVFYEEELELPPAVSGPMRQEREHYEQTLLSVVQRGLDEGVLTSPVSAQMTANILLGAVNWTYRWYKAGGPLRAREFAEGVADTAMGGIVSPSTLTADLVKG
- a CDS encoding divergent PAP2 family protein, yielding MNSLAELLSNRWLWTAVFSSTGAQIVKVLLILLFERRWRPEKALETGGMPSSHSAMVSALTTGVALTEGLGSPLFAVVTTFALIVMYDATGVRHSSGQQARLINELVAELRAVVREGFAPKPLKVLLGHTYLEVLVGGIIGVVAAFLAFRWL
- a CDS encoding HpcH/HpaI aldolase/citrate lyase family protein gives rise to the protein MSSPTVRSQRYRSALFAPANQLEVLKKLPRSRPDLAILDLEDAVPDSAEAKQQARQVAKEAQVWLAAHHPEQAVYLRLNAVQSPYFADDLDALTPTLAGVVLPKLERASDLEEAVEQFGARGLAHLQIMAGLETVAGVENAGELLQGSDKGAVRAAVTSAYFGAEDYVADLGGVRTAAGLEVLYPRSRVAMLARLFGVAAFDIVVTKLRDDAAFLEDARVGRSLGYGGKLCIHPAQVALAHEVFSPSPEEIKRAWALLAAYEQGQQQGRGVIAFEGQMVDAPMLVRARAVLASAEVEA